One part of the Torulaspora delbrueckii CBS 1146 chromosome 8, complete genome genome encodes these proteins:
- the TED1 gene encoding Ted1p (similar to Saccharomyces cerevisiae YIL039W; ancestral locus Anc_7.216), with translation MISKPFVKRFATLATVLAVVANVYIYTYPSIHPTECSWHCYDDNTGIGVIDQLSLWEKAVFYAKRYFDDVRDQTFGKVGPEFEDNEPEDIHLMAFGDPQIKGVWKKTPYITRLDIFGNDFFLGHIASMMRKRLHPSHVVVMGDLFSSQWIGDSEFYNRTTRYTSRIFGRDTTWLEKIKEKSHNSEGYKADWHAWGDSFNEIRSKEKPWDYGFHHSDVYSWDPEKEDTLFINITGNHDIGYSGDITYQHMARFSELFGKANYWIEYDTDTDHPWRIVVLNSLTLEGPALQPEFIETTWEFLYQLFERRFKGSTVLLTHVPFYKREGLCSDGPEFNYYPADFEREAYKKNMLRSQNHLSEDVTNRVLNLIFDNNKQGIILTGHDHVGCETYYNKNAREGTWSASKEKDSQDLTVQEITVKSMMGEFHGNTGLVSGHFNKLMGTWEWTFTLCPFAVQHVWWFAKVTALLTGFLWSLYILI, from the coding sequence ATGATATCTAAGCCGTTTGTGAAAAGATTCGCTACTCTGGCGACTGTGCTAGCGGTAGTGGCTAATGTCTACATCTACACTTATCCTTCGATCCACCCTACAGAATGTTCTTGGCATTGCTACGACGACAATACCGGTATTGGAgtcattgatcaattgtCCCTGTGGGAGAAGGCTGTCTTTTACGCTAAGAGATATTTTGACGACGTAAGAGACCAAACGTTTGGTAAGGTTGGTCcagaatttgaagacaacGAACCGGAAGATATCCACTTGATGGCATTTGGAGATCCTCAGATCAAGGGAGTTTGGAAAAAGACCCCATACATCACCAGACTAGATATCTTTGGGAATgacttcttcttgggaCACATTGCTtcaatgatgaggaagcGCTTACATCCATCACACGTCGTCGTTATGGGAGATTTATTTTCATCACAATGGATCGGTGACTCAGAGTTCTATAACAGAACTACGAGATATACAAGCCGTATCTTCGGTAGAGATACTACCTGGTTGGAAAAGATTAAGGAAAAGAGCCATAACAGTGAGGGCTATAAAGCCGACTGGCATGCATGGGGCGACTCTTTCAATGAGATCCGTTCGAAGGAGAAGCCATGGGACTACGGTTTTCATCATAGTGACGTTTACTCTTGGGATCCAGAGAAGGAAGATACATTATTTATCAACATTACGGGGAATCATGACATCGGTTATTCTGGTGACATCACATATCAGCACATGGCCAGATTTAGCGAACTGTTCGGCAAAGCAAACTACTGGATAGAGTATGATACTGATACAGATCACCCATGGAGAATTGTTGTCCTAAACAGTTTGACATTAGAGGGCCCAGCGCTCCAGCCCGAGTTCATCGAAACCACTTGGGAGTTTTTGTACCAACTTTTTGAGAGGAGATTCAAAGGTAGTACGGTCCTATTGACTCATGTACCTTTCTACAAGAGGGAAGGTCTTTGTTCGGATGGCCCTGAGTTTAATTACTATCCCGCAGACTTCGAACGTGAAGCTTACAAGAAAAACATGCTGAGATCGCAAAACCATCTAAGTGAAGATGTCACCAACAGAGTGCTGAACTTGATTTTCGACAATAATAAGCAGGGAATAATCCTAACGGGGCACGACCATGTTGGATGTGAGACCTACTATAACAAGAACGCTAGAGAGGGAACATGGTCCGCATCTAAAGAAAAAGATTCACAAGATTTGACCGTGCAAGAAATTACTGTGAAGTCAATGATGGGTGAATTTCATGGTAACACAGGATTAGTGTCTGGccatttcaacaaacttATGGGTACCTGGGAATGGACTTTCACACTTTGTCCATTCGCCGTCCAGCACGTTTGGTGGTTCGCTAAAGTCACCGCACTATTAACTGGATTTCTTTGGTCTCTCTATATTCTAATTTAA
- the SAP1 gene encoding putative AAA family ATPase SAP1 (similar to Saccharomyces cerevisiae SAP1 (YER047C); ancestral locus Anc_7.215) produces MENSSNYHLLSKLSRLRKKPQQPLTDLTELYGRIANESIYFLKLEEIGDYRAALQGWKALNTDAMYRLTLIDHEHPDVSSYTREETSIKSGVRELYHKSLKHLERVKKLCDEDQSKQSSNGPRETIQHKVHENSSFVKRPHLQHTLNGSSRKMVTTLRDGGPRGLSSSLRSRNSSESKRVPAASSSQNRVNFTASKPLVKSNASSINDGESTNERFEGFDNETDLIDLTQTSDEEVLSTGKESAQASLEDDPFDFDFEDYYGDDDKTNGANDQDNEETRRLEIFGHIERQISNMSMNSPPMVPAPSLPSQDKPTTPRERPPVPTNQPPIPTNQPPTSTNQPPVHTIRASIDPAPKTASRPGQPFQKSHNSTGALVPTNSSKTGSKPRPAGKLNLPANTKATKSTPTLVNRQKIIQAPTQPSAGPTRPQTASTAAKRVLGLSTEPTHRAKPNQHARQPMSKRAPVSTAKRPPTAAKPPLTIAADKKEAQESYIHANSRSSKDRSISPSSASSESLPSSRQRPNSETKETANPAPSVVAPPLPSSESGTENEQDGLKEMLEEEIINSLRGVDKTAAKQIFAEIVVHGDEVHWDDIAGLESAKSSLKEAVVYPFLRPDLFRGLREPVRGMLLFGPPGTGKTMLARAVATESHSYFFSISASSLTSKYLGESEKLVRALFAVAKKLSPSIIFVDEIDSIMGSRNSEGENESSRRIKNEFLIQWSSLSSAAAGNNKDDAGDEDDERVLVLAATNLPWSIDEAARRRFVRRQYIPLPEPETRSVHLKRLLSHQKHTLTEEDFITLLTLTEGFSGSDITSLAKDAAMGPLRELGDKLLLTPTESIRSMALKDFQSSLNYIKPSVSQEGLERYEDWAAKFGSSGI; encoded by the coding sequence ATGGAGAATTCAAGCAATTATCACTTACTATCGAAGCTTTCAAGGTTACGAAAGAAACCGCAGCAACCACTAACCGATCTAACGGAACTATATGGTAGAATAGCTAATGAGAGCATCtattttttgaaattggaggAAATAGGCGATTATAGAGCTGCATTGCAGGGTTGGAAAGCGCTGAATACCGATGCAATGTATCGGTTGACACTGATAGATCATGAACATCCTGACGTTTCATCATACACAAGAGAAGAGACGAGCATAAAATCTGGTGTACGAGAGTTGTACCATAAAAGTTTAAAGCATTTGGAAAGAGTCAAGAAATTATGcgatgaagatcaatcGAAGCAATCGAGTAATGGGCCCAGAGAAACTATTCAGCATAAAGTGCATGAAAATTCATCCTTTGTCAAGAGACCTCATTTGCAACATACACTTAATGGATCCTCGAGGAAAATGGTAACAACCCTGCGAGACGGCGGGCCAAGAGGCTTGTCATCATCTCTGCGCTCTCGTAATTCATCTGAGTCGAAAAGAGTACCTGCTGCATCTAGTTCTCAAAATAGAGTTAATTTCACGGCATCAAAGCCATTGGTAAAATCAAATGCATCTTCGATAAATGATGGCGAGAGCACAAATGAACGATTTGAAGGCTTTGACAACGAAACAGATTTGATTGATCTAACGCAAACAAGTGACGAAGAGGTGTTGAGTACTGGGAAGGAGAGCGCACAGGCGAGCCTCGAGGATGATCCTTTTGACTtcgattttgaagattattATGGCGACGATGACAAGACAAACGGTGCCAATGACCAGGataatgaagaaacaaGGAGGctggaaatttttggacACATAGAACGTCAGATTTCAAATATGTCAATGAATTCACCACCTATGGTGCCCGCTCCAAGTTTGCCGTCTCAGGACAAACCGACTACTCCGAGAGAAAGACCCCCTGTTCCAACCAACCAGCCTCCTATTCCAACCAATCAACCACCTACCTCAACTAATCAGCCGCCTGTACATACTATTAGAGCATCCATCGATCCAGCTCCCAAAACTGCAAGTCGGCCTGGGCAACCCTTTCAAAAATCGCATAACAGTACAGGAGCTTTGGTCCCTACCAATTCAAGCAAAACCGGTTCAAAGCCAAGACCTGCTGGAAAACTGAACCTTCCAGCTAACACGAAAGCTACAAAATCTACTCCAACGTTGGTCAATAGACAAAAAATCATTCAAGCCCCTACCCAACCATCAGCAGGCCCGACAAGACCTCAAACTGCATCTACAGCTGCCAAGAGAGTGCTCGGATTATCGACAGAGCCAACACATAGGGCAAAGCCTAATCAGCACGCCAGACAGCCAATGTCAAAGAGAGCTCCTGTTAGCACAGCCAAAAGACCTCCAACTGCCGCAAAGCCTCCATTGACGATTGCAGCAGACAAAaaagaagctcaagaaAGCTATATCCATGCAAATAGTAGATCGTCGAAGGACAGATCAATCTCACCATCATCGGCATCCTCGGAGTCCTTGCCATCCAGTCGACAAAGACCCAACAGTGAAACCAAAGAGACCGCAAATCCAGCACCCAGCGTAGTAGCTCCACCATTGCCCTCTTCTGAAAGTGGCACCGAGAACGAGCAAGATGGATTGAAGGAGatgttggaagaagagatcatAAACTCGCTTCGAGGTGTGGATAAGACTGCCGCCAAGCAAATATTTGCCGAGATTGTTGTTCATGGCGACGAAGTGCATTGGGATGACATCGCTGGCTTGGAAAGTGCAAAGAGCTCTTTAAAAGAAGCCGTGGTTTACCCGTTCCTGAGACCAGATCTTTTCCGAGGCTTGAGAGAGCCCGTGAGAGGTATGCTATTGTTTGGCCCCCCTGGAACAGGTAAGACGATGTTAGCTCGTGCTGTAGCCACTGAATCACATTCGTACTTTTTTTCCATTAGTGCTTCCAGTTTGACTTCCAAATACCTAGGtgagagtgaaaaattggtgaGAGCGCTATTCGCAGTGGCCAAGAAGCTATCACCCTCGATCATTTTCGTTGACGAGATTGACTCTATTATGGGTAGTCGTAATAGTGAAGGCGAGAACGAATCCAgtagaagaatcaagaacGAGTTTCTCATTCAGTGGTCCTCTCTTTCATCGGCAGCTGCAGGAAACAATAAAGATGATGCTGGtgacgaagatgatgagagaGTGCTAGTTTTAGCGGCGACAAATTTACCGTGGTCGATCGATGAGGCcgcaagaagaagattcgTAAGAAGACAATACATTCCGCTGCCAGAACCGGAAACGAGAAGCGTGCATCTGAAGAGACTACTTTCACATCAGAAGCACACTCTAACCGAGGAAGATTTCATCACTCTTCTAACCTTAACAGAAGGGTTTTCAGGAAGTGATATAACATCATTAGCCAAAGACGCAGCAATGGGACCATTACGAGAATTAGGTGACAAGCTATTACTGACGCCGACGGAAAGCATACGTTCCATGGCGTTGAAGGATTTCCAGAGCAGTCTCAACTACATTAAACCCTCAGTATCACAAGAAGGTCTTGAGAGATACGAAGATTGGGCAGCAAAGTTTGGATCCTCGGGCATATGA
- the TDEL0H02320 gene encoding TauD/TfdA dioxygenase family protein codes for MPLTITPLEGQGFGGKVTLPKGCTDPSELSKEDFKALYEGLHKYLVLVIPGMKDLKPESQWKLTTMFDPTCDQSGKSYGHGKEFRHDKSVLRRDGTSVPNFPQVQVLGQGDWPAGHEGLGEFTLRHPVHFDFHKTPLTQEEAYDKHLTRFYRWHIDSALYGLSPPVCTTLLGIHVPAHSNKLKVEYDDGDELEVTQGATAFVSGAKAFELLTPEEQKRALGTKVVYAPHPYIFISPARATSDGLTMVSEQKEMPLDELPPWEESKVKELPLVWTNPVTKKHHLQVHGCCIHRLKYPDGTVLELEDARKEVHRMMRPAIASKYVYAHDWEAGDLAIFYNRGVWHSVTGQFSPGERRLMHQCNIASGEDPVCVPEGFSAPSTGVSSTIVDMVGKEEVVA; via the coding sequence ATGCCATTAACTATTACGCCATTGGAAGGCCAAGGATTTGGCGGAAAAGTCACTTTACCAAAGGGATGTACCGATCCCAGTGAACTATCTAAGGAAGATTTCAAGGCATTGTATGAGGGTCTGCACAAATACCTGGTATTGGTAATCCCTGGGATGAAAGATCTAAAGCCTGAATCACAGTGGAAATTGACCACCATGTTTGATCCCACGTGCGATCAAAGTGGTAAATCTTATGGACATGGTAAAGAGTTTCGTCACGATAAGTCAGTGTTAAGAAGAGACGGTACATCGGTTCCTAATTTCCCACAAGTTCAAGTTTTGGGTCAAGGAGACTGGCCAGCTGGCCATGAAGGCCTCGGTGAGTTTACTCTGAGACACCCAGTGCATTTTGACTTTCACAAGACTCCATTGACGCAGGAAGAAGCCTATGACAAGCATTTGACCAGATTTTACAGATGGCATATTGATTCTGCACTATATGGTCTATCTCCTCCCGTTTGTACTACCCTGTTAGGTATTCATGTGCCTGCTCACTCCAACAAGCTAAAGGTTGAATatgatgatggtgatgaacTGGAAGTAACGCAGGGTGCCACTGCATTTGTATCTGGTGCCAAGGCCTTTGAACTTTTAACACCAGAGGAGCAGAAGCGTGCTTTGGGTACCAAAGTTGTCTATGCACCTCACCCTTATATCTTTATATCCCCCGCAAGAGCTACTTCTGATGGTTTAACTATGGTATCCGAGCAGAAGGAGATGCCTTTAGATGAACTACCACCTTGGGAAGAATCGAAAGTGAAGGAACTGCCTCTAGTGTGGACCAATCCGGTCACGAAGAAGCATCATCTACAGGTTCACGGTTGCTGTATTCATCGCTTGAAATATCCTGATGGCACAGTACtagaattggaagatgctCGTAAAGAAGTTCATAGAATGATGAGACCTGCAATTGCTTCCAAGTACGTCTACGCTCATGATTGGGAGGCTGGTGATTTAGCAATTTTTTACAATAGAGGAGTTTGGCACTCCGTCACTGGTCAATTCTCTCCCGGTGAGAGAAGATTAATGCACCAATGCAACATCGCCTCCGGCGAGGATCCTGTTTGTGTCCCAGAGGGATTTTCAGCTCCTTCAACTGGGGTGTCAAGCACAATTGTGGACATGGtaggaaaagaagaagtagtCGCTTAG
- the NOT3 gene encoding CCR4-NOT core subunit NOT3 (similar to Saccharomyces cerevisiae NOT3 (YIL038C); ancestral locus Anc_7.214) — MAHRKLQQEIDRVFKKINEGLEIFDTYYERHENCTNNPSQKDKLESDLKREVKKLQRLREQIKSWQSSPEIKDKDSLLDYRRSVETAMEKYKAVEKASKEKAYSNISLKKSDLLDPQERERRDVSEFLSGTIDELERQYDGLQVEVDRLILLNKKKKTASSANEQQKEQLKALQARYRWHQQQIELALRLLANEELDPDSVKEVQDDINYFVDSNQDPDFVEDETIYDALNLQSNEAIAHEVAQYFASQLAEDNADEEDSRDASRLSKKEQRKLERDAKKAAKAAAKSKPEEEVPASPVDESEAVELPKSKSASPEQKTTEPLKSVPSSAAVPATTKSPNGLGATIPKASLTSSTPSNNNHESHSGHTHIHQSLNGVTTTSTLKPATVPIRPAGELKWAVAASQGVEKDKKISSSISATNVAGTVNNQTTASSTSASSAISSRATSATNTPRLAAQSLEPSNLAQLDNSAYGSSNSLSANTAAAVLAAGAAAVHLNNKAIHRNNSSSHQLAEALNYRNLSGDSSSKADLNQTENLEDVSAPDLVIDDYEPELTDDEIENEPVPEHLSAEEYIKRTEAKEQMRKELIEDYELLLLPSGIQEFIMGTHLFTKGLEPLDGKVGGFRRSCDTCNIPRFDEVPLGVNPPAPLDAFRSTQQWDITRCSLRSIIQNGDLNDDEKYEAIIEKFRSLEMFTLFYNYYFAVTPLEQTIASLVLSERNWKVSKSGTLWFLRQGEPKFANEVCEVADYKIFKLDDWTVADKPNFKLDYAALKEAPATLPSAQKDQSIDTNGLNDLSHGQQLLQQLKQGKIAVSD; from the coding sequence ATGGCGCATCGTAAATTGCAGCAGGAGATCGATAGGGTATTTAAAAAGATCAACGAAGGTCTTGAAATATTCGATACTTACTACGAAAGACATGAGAATTGTACAAATAATCCCTCTCAGAAGGATAAATTAGAGTCTGACCTTAAGAGAgaggtgaagaagttacaAAGACTCCGGGAACAGATAAAATCATGGCAAAGTTCACCGGAAATTAAGGATAAGGACTCTTTGCTGGATTATAGGCGGTCTGTGGAGACAGCGATGGAAAAATATAAAGCGGTAGAGAAGGCATCAAAGGAGAAAGCTTATTCCAACATAAGCCTGAAAAAATCTGACCTTCTGGATCCGCAGGAACGAGAGCGAAGGGATGTATCCGAGTTCTTATCCGGTACAATCGATGAGCTAGAAAGACAATATGATGGTCTACAAGTGGAGGTTGATAGACTGATATTGCtgaataagaagaaaaagacAGCATCGTCGGCAAATGAACAGCAAAAGGAGCAATTGAAGGCGTTGCAAGCAAGATATAGGTGGCATCAGCAACAAATTGAACTAGCTCTGCGACTTCTCGcaaatgaagaattggatcCTGATAGTGTTAAGGAAGTACAGGATGATATCAACTACTTTGTAGATTCTAATCAGGATCctgattttgttgaagatgaaacGATTTATGACGCACTAAACTTACAGTCGAATGAAGCTATTGCACATGAAGTGGCCCAGTACTTTGCGTCGCAATTGGCTGAGGATAATGCCGACGAAGAGGACTCAAGGGACGCCTCCAGACTCTCCAAGAAGGAGCAAAGGAAACTTGAGAgagatgccaagaaagcTGCAAAGGCAGCTGCAAAGTCGAAACCTGAGGAAGAGGTACCAGCGTCACCAGTTGATGAATCGGAAGCTGTGGAGCTGCCCAAGAGTAAATCTGCCTCACCAGAACAGAAAACGACAGAACCACTGAAGAGTGTGCCGTCGTCAGCTGCCGTGCCAGCTACAACAAAGAGCCCGAACGGGTTGGGTGCCACTATTCCGAAGGCAAGCTTGACTTCATCTACTCCAAGCAACAATAATCATGAATCGCACAGTGGGCATACGCACATCCACCAAAGCCTCAATGGTGTAACCACAACCAGCACCTTAAAGCCCGCCACAGTACCGATAAGGCCCGCTGGTGAGTTGAAGTGGGCTGTTGCCGCTTCTCAAGGTGTTGAAAAGGACAAGAAAATTTCGTCATCTATATCAGCAACGAATGTTGCAGGAACGGTTAATAACCAAACGACTGCATCTAGCACATCTGCATCTTCTGCTATCAGCAGTAGGGCTACGAGCGCTACCAACACACCTAGATTGGCTGCACAGTCATTGGAGCCATCTAATTTAGCACAGCTGGATAACTCAGCCTATGGTAGCAGCAACTCACTATCGGCTAATACTGCAGCGGCTGTACTAGCAGCTGGAGCAGCAGCCGTACATCTGAATAACAAAGCCATTCACAGAAATAACAGCTCATCCCATCAGCTAGCGGAAGCTCTCAATTACAGAAACTTGAGCGGGGACTCAAGCTCGAAAGCAGACCTGAATCAAACCGAgaacttggaagatgtgAGCGCTCCAGACCTGGTGATTGATGATTATGAGCCTGAACTAACTGATGACGAGATTGAAAACGAACCAGTTCCAGAGCATCTAAGTGCCGAGGAGTACATTAAACGCACTGAGGCAAAGGAACAGATGAGGAAAGAGCTCATCGAGGACTACGAACTATTGCTGCTGCCAAGTGGAATCCAAGAGTTTATCATGGGTACGCACTTATTCACCAAGGGTCTAGAGCCACTAGATGGCAAAGTGGGGGGCTTCAGACGTTCCTGCGACACTTGCAACATACCAAGATTCGATGAGGTACCTCTGGGAGTCAACCCTCCTGCTCCTCTAGATGCCTTTAGGTCTACACAGCAATGGGATATAACTCGATGTTCGTTGAGATCTATCATCCAAAATGGAGATTTAAATGACGATGAGAAGTACGAAGCAATAATAGAGAAGTTTAGATCTTTAGAGATGTTCACGCTTTTTTATAACTACTACTTCGCAGTCACTCCGTTGGAACAGACGATAGCTTCCCTTGTATTGAGtgaaagaaattggaaggtCTCGAAGAGCGGTACTCTTTGGTTCTTAAGGCAGGGAGAGCCCAAATTCGCTAATGAAGTTTGTGAAGTAGCCGATTACAAgattttcaaattggatGATTGGACTGTAGCGGATAAGCCTAACTTCAAGTTGGACTACgctgctttgaaggaagcaCCGGCTACACTACCTTCGgctcaaaaagatcaatcgATCGATACCAATGGATTGAATGATCTGAGTCATGGTCAACAACTTCTGCAGCAGCTAAAGCAGGGCAAGATTGCTGTGTCTGATTAA
- the PRM2 gene encoding pheromone-regulated protein PRM2 (similar to Saccharomyces cerevisiae PRM2 (YIL037C); ancestral locus Anc_7.213): MYQLLTAPSLPQRLCQCAFQPILLTIVLSSLLTVWTSYAILISKKDITSTSIVNGQSQTSTAIRNSTSTATFSSITTTTATDSSSAAIQTYYTVNTSVVEEAANEYIESKVSKWNDLINSRILPETYEGWQANLTLWNGTISQVLEAKKAGYNDLLTFSDNIRTQLLNQSERVNETIDELSRTALTVGNVNGQEIIQNLSINYWFLDGMLGKVPEELQTVEDISHEVALPNVPNLTFSFTVENVTDTLKSVITNLTTELQELVSSQTSKTSIGASKSLYRRSNDLNTQVRGDNQLYKKTCALSICICVFYAVTVALLCIYEWIRFSWEKDMFKLHMADALEISDIEYELGTAKIKLQQRLRSFTRDLAFSLGDVVVYRLSNIMTLKQDSSDVSWNRLSFFYWWIWSTGKTLWILLFCTLIHWQVLASLMKVRQYSEPEFSAPAQSKSITRSPPTNSTYNSSFVYSAAIGACNNFKNDIDSIVITKITDDFEAFLSGPANEINSKMTNLTATVAIAVQAPWENFTSSIDLPKITFDDSLTSTIITSAINYSVTVSANQIQKSNFQKSSIQGPQETQNTPTLDPIFQWALIALTIAALIHHLFGFLILPRL; encoded by the coding sequence ATGTATCAATTGCTTACGGCTCCTTCGTTGCCCCAGCGCCTATGCCAATGTGCATTCCAACCAATTTTATTGACAATAGTACTTAGTTCATTGCTAACAGTGTGGACCTCATATGCCATACTTATCTCGAAGAAGGATATAACATCGACCAGTATTGTCAATGGTCAATCGCAAACTTCCACAGCGATCCGCAATAGTACTTCTACAGCGACATTTAGCAGTATCACTACCACAACCGCAACGGACTCGTCTTCGGCGGCAATTCAGACTTACTACACGGTGAATACATCTGTTGTTGAGGAGGCTGCCAATGAATATATTGAGAGTAAGGTAAGCAAGTGGAACGACCTGATCAACTCGCGAATACTTCCCGAGACTTATGAAGGATGGCAAGCTAACCTGACACTTTGGAATGGAACAATAAGTCAGGTCCTTGAGGCCAAAAAAGCTGGTTACAACGATCTTTTGACGTTCAGCGATAATATTAGGACTCAACTGTTAAATCAGTCAGAAAGAGTTAATGAAACaatcgatgagctttcGCGTACGGCGCTAACAGTCGGTAATGTGAATGGCCAGGAAATTATTcaaaatttatcaattaATTACTGGTTTCTCGATGGCATGCTTGGAAAAGTACcagaagaacttcaaaCAGTGGAGGATATTTCTCACGAGGTAGCGCTGCCTAATGTTCCCAATTTGACGTTTTCATTCACGGTTGAAAATGTCACAGACACTTTGAAATCAGTGATAACTAATTTAACCACTGAATTACAGGAATTGGTATCATCCCAAACCTCAAAAACATCCATTGGAGCCTCCAAGTCTCTTTATAGACGGTCAAACGATTTGAACACACAAGTTCGTGGTGATAACCAATTATACAAAAAAACCTGCGCATTGTCGATCTGCATTTGTGTTTTCTACGCTGTCACAGTAGCACTACTTTGTATTTACGAATGGATTAGATTCTCCTGGGAGAAGGATATGTTTAAGCTTCACATGGCTGACGCTCTCGAGATCAGCGACATCGAATATGAGCTTGGGACAGCAAAAATTAAGCTCCAACAAAGGCTCCGGTCTTTTACCAGAGATTTAGCATTTTCTCTCGGCGATGTGGTCGTGTACAGGCTCTCCAATATAATGACACTTAAGCAAGATAGTTCTGACGTTTCTTGGAATCGACTATCCTTTTTTTACTGGTGGATCTGGTCAACTGGAAAGACACTTTGGATACTACTATTTTGCACATTGATACATTGGCAAGTCCTTGCATCACTTATGAAAGTACGACAGTATTCAGAACCAGAATTCTCAGCGCCGGCGCAGAGCAAGAGTATTACTAGATCACCACCTACAAATTCTACCTACAACTCCTCATTTGTTTATTCCGCAGCTATAGGGGCCTGTAATAATTTTAAGAATGATATCGATAGCATCGTGATCACAAAGATCACAGATGACTTTGAAGCCTTTCTCAGTGGTCCTGCTAACGAAATTAATTCGAAAATGACCAATTTAACTGCCACAGTCGCCATAGCTGTGCAAGCACCTTGGGAAAATTTCAcaagctcaattgatctcCCGAAAATAACTTTCGATGACTCCCTAACCTCTACGATAATCACTTCCGCCATAAATTACAGTGTCACAGTCTCCGCtaatcaaattcaaaaatctaactttcaaaaaagttCAATACAAGGACCGCAAGAAACTCAAAATACTCCGACATTGGAtccaatatttcaatgGGCATTAATTGCGCTGACAATTGCAGCACTAATACACCATCTATTCGGATTCCTGATACTTCCCAGGCTTTAA
- the SPO73 gene encoding Spo73p (similar to Saccharomyces cerevisiae SPO73 (YER046W); ancestral locus Anc_7.212) has product MKRGRKPPGKQKLFLKDLDGLPEDIFVENERGVGLLGYPFFSAKLLIPRIDPSNFQIVNTEDRLLRNISNASVHSIAGLYPLTKDEAREKANGPSKWFVLMDFKDKLDMDDQGWLYSWHFSTERWKSKHGFVRRRVWVKLPERRGELALVPKESPPPLPTTVSSVSSESMASSFVTANDDYEHLISDLKGMLLDRQRFERLDEAWQRGELDKISLRDKEFCERVRKCFQYKSSQMRFEDDWLPNKLRP; this is encoded by the coding sequence atgaagcgTGGAAGGAAACCTCCAGGGAAACAAAAACTGTTCTTAAAGGATTTGGATGGTTTGCCCGAGGACATATTTGTGGAAAATGAAAGAGGCGTCGGTTTACTGGGATATCCTTTTTTTTCTGCCAAATTGCTAATCCCTCGAATAGATCCGAGCAACTTCCAGATAGTTAATACTGAGGATCGGTTGCTTAGGAATATATCGAATGCTTCGGTTCACTCAATAGCTGGCTTGTATCCTTTGACCAAGGATGAGGCCCGGGAGAAGGCTAATGGCCCGTCGAAATGGTTTGTGTTGATGGATTTCAAGGATAAACTCGATATGGATGACCAGGGTTGGCTGTACAGCTGGCATTTCAGTACTGAGCGATGGAAATCCAAGCATGGGTTTGTAAGAAGACGTGTTTGGGTTAAATTGCCCGAAAGAAGAGGCGAATTGGCCCTTGTACCTAAAGAATCGCCTCCGCCTTTACCCACAACTGTCTCATCTGTTTCATCGGAGTCTATGGCTAGCTCTTTCGTGACTGCGAATGATGATTATGAACATTTGATCAGTGATTTGAAGGGAATGTTGCTCGATAGGcagagatttgaaaggCTGGATGAAGCGTGGCAGAGAGGTGAACTGGACAAAATCTCTTTACGAGACAAAGAATTTTGCGAAAGAGTACGAAAGTGCTTCCAGTATAAGTCTTCACAGATGAGATTTGAGGATGATTGGCTGCCGAATAAGCTAAGACCCTAA